Below is a genomic region from Candidatus Baltobacteraceae bacterium.
CGAGCGTGGCGCACGACGAGTTGCTGCAGCGTTACCATTGGTACGCGCTCTTCTTGCAGACGACCGCGCTCACGGCGTGACGCCTCGGCAATGATTCTCGGCGTTGTCTCGGACACGCATCTCCCGCGCTTCGGGCGAGCGCTGCCGTCGGCGCTCGTTCGCGGTCTCACCAAGGCCGGCGTCGAAGCGATCGTCCACTGCGGCGATCTGGTCGAGCAGCTGGCGATCGATTTGCTCGAAGAGATCGCGCCGGTCTTCGCGGTGGCCGGCAACAACGACGGCAAGGCGCTGCACCAGCTTCTGGGCGAGCGCGGCATCATCGAAACATGCGGGCGGCGCATCGGTGTCGTCCACGG
It encodes:
- a CDS encoding metallophosphoesterase: MILGVVSDTHLPRFGRALPSALVRGLTKAGVEAIVHCGDLVEQLAIDLLEEIAPVFAVAGNNDGKALHQLLGERGIIETCGRRIGVVHGHAGHGRTTADRAFNTFAGDRVDLILFGHSHIPYRERREGIVLFNPGSPTDKRFNPLYSYGIVRIAEGGIRVSHRFYLNRKL